CCGGTTCAAACCTTTTTACTGCATTAGCTACAAAGCTACAATAGTTGTAGAaaacaatatgtatttaaactaGTGTCAACACTCGACACTCAATCTCTTTTGTGTTGTACAAGTGAACGGGTATGATGTGACAAGCCGGTAAGATAAAGAATAAACTAGTTACAGAGCAGTGCTAGGGAGTAATAAAATTCGTATTTGGTAACACCGATCCTTTGTATAGTGAGAACAGGGCGCTGGTTTACAATCAGCAAAACAAGGCGGATTACATCCTACCTTACCCAAAACAGATTTACATCCGTGGAGGGAGGAGATTAGGGCACTGGCTCAGGGCAAGAGTGGTAGATATTTTTCTTGGAAGTAACACTCGTGTCACCCGGGAGTTCACGGAGCAACAGCAAATTGTTCTCAATAAAGAAGCATTTGTGGctcaataaatataattaagaaaaagaaataacaaaataaactgaagtaagaaaataaacaaagaaaagtgtttttaaagttttatgttAAGGACCCTGGACTAGGCTGAGCGCTACCCCAGCTTCAAACCCGGAGTAACAGGAGGTTCCTTACATTGGCGCCCGAGCAGGGACTATTTTTATCAAAAGAGGAAAGCTAGATCGAAGAACACAAACAAGATGGTGCGTACATCATGGGCATATACGCTACGAAAAGACGAGCTTGTACAGTATCTAGAGGAGTTCGATTTGGACGCTAGCGGCACCGTGGATGAAATGCGGAAGAGGTTGGCGTCATTTATATCAGGCGAACATAAAGATAAGGTTCTTACCAGGCTGGAGGAACTAGAAAATAAACATGGTCGCTGTCCCACACCCACAACACCAGGTATGCCGGCACAGCTAGAATTACCTTCTGTATCATATATGTCGTCAAGAACGGGACAACAAGCAGCCATAGGCCACCTGATGTACCCAAACCCACACGACGAACGGAGTTCCCAAAACGTCACACACATACCCTATCCGGCTGCAATAGATATAGTGCGGAAGTGGTCATTTCGCTACGAAGGCGGACCCCATTGCTTTTATTAAACGAGTGGAAGAGCTCGCGGATGTTTATGGTCTGGACAAAAATATGTTGCCCCGTACAATGCCAGAGTTGCTCAAGGAATCGGCGCTGCTATGGTTCAGAAACAACAACCGCCAGTGGCAAACGTGGAAGAGCTACAAAGATGACTTCTTGCGATTTTTTCTTCCACCCAGGTATTTTGAAGGACTTGACGATGAGATACGCGGAAGACATCAGAAACCCCGAGAATCGTTCAAAAACTTCGTGATCGTACTACAGAACATGATGAGGCACGCAGGATACACACCAGAGCAACAATTGGATATAATATTCAGGAATTGCCTGGTTGACTACCAGATGTACATAAGAAGAAGAGATTTTCAGTCCCTGGAGGAGCTAATTCGAATGGCCGAAGATTTCGAAGTAATACTTTCGAACCATCCCGAAGTGAGCCATGATCACCGTGACACTCGACAGTCTCACCGAAGAGATGACAGAGCTCGACAGGTAGTTCCGACAGGAGATGAGGCCCCAATCAACCCGACAACCGCCTGTAGAAGATGCGGTCAAGAAGGCCACGGTTATCGTTACCAAAACGAAAGCGTGTTGTTCTGCTGGCAGTGTGGAAGAAGAGGTGTAAGAACCAGGGATTGCTGCCGGAGAAATGAGGGAAACGCCAGAGGACCGAGCCATCAGCAAGGGGAGGCTGCGGCCCTGAACAGACAAGCCTTGCCCCAGTAAGCGCCTTCCGTCAAACGGACGGCAAGTGTTGGTTCACTCGGTGAAGAAGAAATTATTGCTAAGTTCCTGGAGAATGAGCTCGACAAGTTCAAAGATGTCAAAGGCCCCACAAATCTGGATAAACACCAGATAGTACTAAAAGATGACAGACCGGTTCGACAAAGGTACACGCAACGCAATCCCGAGATGCAAAGGAAAATAAATGAGGAAATCGATGAGCTGCTGAGAAATGGATGTATAGAGCCATCAAAGAGTCCCTACAGTGCACCCATAGTCATGGCCCCAAAGAAGAACGGAACACTTAGACTGTGTATTGACTACAGGCAGCTCAATGCCAGAACAGTAGCAGACGCATACCCATTGCCATGAATTAACGCCATCCTAGATCGACTTCGCAACGCAAAGTTCATTAGCAGCATATACCTAAAGAACGGGTATTGGCAAATACCAATGGCAGAAGACAGCAAAGAGTACACAGCATTCACAGTGGCTGGAAAAGGTTTGTTTCAGTGGAAGGTGATGCCTTTTGGGTTGACATCAGCACCAGCAACATTTCAGAGGACGCTGGACAGGGTGATTGGTCCAGAAATGGAGCCCCATGCATTTGCCTACCTAGACGACATTGTGGTGCTGGGCAACTCTCTAGAGGAGCACATGGCCAACCTAAAAGAGGTGTTTAGAAGACTGCGAGAAGCGCGTTTGAAGATAAATCAAGACAAATGTAAGTTTTTCCAAAaggaaatcaaatatttaggacaCGTTGTTAATGAGAGCGGAATCAATACCGATCCCGAGAAGATCACCGCCATTCAAGGACTTCAACCCCCACGAAATGTTAGAGAACTGCGCAGATGCCTCGTTATTGCTTCGTGGTACAGAAGATTCGTCCCCGAATTTTCCCAGGTCGTGCATCCCCTGACCACGCTGTTGAAGAAAGGAAAGCATTTTCGGTGGAATCAAGAGCAACAGAGTGCGTTTGAGAGTTTGAAGAAACTATTAACCTAGCCTGCCCCGATTTCTCGAGGAAGTTTACCCTTCAAACTGATGCGTGTGACTATGGCTTAGGAGCAGTGTTGACCCAAGAGTTCGACGGACAGGAGAGAGTGATTTCGTACGCAAGCCGCAGACTAAATCCTGCGGAAATGAATTATTCTGCGACAGAGAAAGAGTGTTTGGCGATAGTGTGGGCAATCAGGAAGCTAAGGCCATACCTGGAAGGCTATAATTTTACTGTAGTGACGGACCATTTGGCTTTGAAATGGCTCAACTCGATTGAGAGTCCCTCAGGACGAATTGCTAGATGGGCCCTGGAGCTACAGCAATATAGTTTTGATATACAGTACCGTCGCGGAAAACTAAACATAGTTGCAGACGCCCTATCCCGTGACCCAGCAAATGTATGCCAAGCAGTACAAGATAAGCCAGTGGAGTGCAGCTGGTGGCAAAGAAAATGTGAGGAAATAAGCAAGGAGCCAGAGAAGTTCCCAGATTTTACGATCCTCGGAGGTCAACTTTACCGCAACATCACGACGGCTGATGATGACGAAGAATGTGCCCCATTGAAGCTATGTGTCCCTTCACACCAGCGCCAGAGAGTGTTACAAGAAAATCATAACGCCCCGACTGCAGGTCACCTCGGTATAAAAAAAACCATAGCGCGTGtaacatacaaatattattgGCCAGGAATGTTCAGAGACATTCGCACCTACGTGAGAAATTGTGCGACATGTCAACAGCATAAGCCAAACCAGCAGCTCCCCGCAGGACAAATGTTGTCACGAATTGCAGAGGAGCCATGGGCAATCGTATGCGCAGACTTTGTAGGCCCGCTACCGAGTTCAAAACATGGAAACTCGATGCTACTGGTCTTCAcggacaaattttcaaaatggtcaGAGTTGGTGCCATTACGCAGAGCAACAGGTGAGACCTTACGAAAAGCCTTTAGAGAAAGAATCTTGGCAAATTTTGGTGTACCGAAGATGTTAATAACCGACAACGGCTCCCAGTTCACAAGCAAAATGTTCCGAGAATATCTTAAAGAGATTGGTGTTCATCACCAGTCGACTGCACCGTATACGACCCAAGAGAACCCCACAGAGCGTGTAAATCGCACAGTTAAGACAATGATCGCACAATACACCGGATCAAATCAAAAGACATGGGACGAGGTACTTCCAGAAATACAATTGGCCATAAACACGGCAAAATCCGACACAACGCAGTATAGCGCCGCCTTTTTAGTTCAAGGAAGAGAACCGAGACTCCCCACCGCGCTGTATGATGAAGTCACACCAGGAACAGGTACTGCAGATCGCAACCCACAAGAAAGAGCAGATATGCTAAAACACATTTTTAGCCTAGTCaggaaaaatttagttaaagcaGCCAAAGACCAAGCACGTTACTATAATCTGCGACGCAGAAAGTGGAACCCTAAGGTTTGAGAATTGGTATGGGTTAAGGAACACCATTTGTCCAACGCAGCCGACAATTTTGCAGCTAAACTAGCTCCAAAGTTTGCAGGTCCATATCGCATCCACCGGTTAGTATCTCCAGTCATTGTAGAAGTACGCAAAGAATGAGAATGATAAGAATGAATGAGAAGAATAAGAatgaattataataattatagaaaaaaaaaaactaaaaaaaatcaaaaaaaaaaaatataatagaaaaattatcaaacccttaaaaaaaaacaatagaaatataaaaacaaaaaaaatcgctaaaaaaattaattatgaaaaaaaacgcTACAGTAGGCAACATGTTCGATGGTTCGATCGAACATAAGCTAAATGATCGAAGAGAAATATTACAACGCATACCCTTCACACATACTGATTACACACATTAGAGACAGTTTAttacagtgatgttcaaaaataaaaatgaagatatttggtgagagagctacccagcaaacataatgtcaaacacttaaaataataacaaaatgaagaaagtttaaatttagaatttttgtcaaaaaaaaccaatttattaaatgaatataatttaaattttaaggaaatgaaagaatatacattatacggccgaaatactctcaaattttttatttatttttaactttgtttttttgtgttcaattgtaattgaaatgcgtgtgtttgctatgcttcatccaaaaaccaaccaacaacaatgcttattgaatttctgaaaaaatgagacatttattacgctctttaaaagagcgtaacaaatgtgtttaaattttttaaacaattgttgtatgggatgaacatcactggtttATTACAAGCTGGGCATGAACGATCATGTCGcggacaataaataaaaaaataaaaacaacaacaaaacaaacgaTTGGCAAGTAATAACAATACGctagtgtttaaaaaaaataataaataaacaacggtgatcaacaacaacagcgaataaacaaaataatgtgtTTAATAGAGAAAATATGTGAACTTGAAACAAAGAACttgaaacaaatataaatagcgaattttaagtagaaaacaagaaagtaaaattttataaaaaaaaaatataatacaatgAAGTTTATTGTTAATCGACCCTTTGGACATGGATTGATGGATAAGTGAATGAAGAACGGTGCCCATTTATAGTAAGTTCAGATGTAAATTTTTACGGGAAGATTAGACCcacataaattaatttgtacaaAACTAAAGAaactattattgttttattgggCAGATGATGGATGACATCCGCCAATATTTGGGTTTAATTTACTTTCAGAGATCCGGAGGACGATGGGGTACAGGAGGTCATACGAGCCGTACAGTCAGGGGCAGGTGGTGGGTACAATACTGGCTGCGAAAATAAGCAACAGAGTGTCTACAGCAGAATATCAACAGCAGAGGGTGTCAGCAGAGAGAGAAGTCAACAGAGAGAAGGCAACAGAGAGGAGTCACAGAAAGGAGTCAAGAGAGGGTAGTGAAGAGAGAGAGAAGATATTCAGCCGTATTAAAGAGGACACAAGACAAAGAAGGAAGTAGCCAAGaaatacaacaaacacaatatataCCAGCAATACAACACACACAGGCacaagaaaaaaagaaataacaaaataaactgaagtgagaaaataaacaaagaaaagtgtttttaaagttttatgttAAGGACCCTGGACTAGGCTGAGCGCTACCCAGCTTCAAACCCGGAGTAACCGGAGTAACCGGAGGTTCCTTAAAACTAATagacatacatattttacaGTTTTCTAATGAAAGTTTgaaccaaagtataacaagtagtccaactcttgtTATActgcattaaacatactatcactaaattttaaaaaatgagtagtcatgaaattgttgaatccaatttcgaaaaattttaaaatttttttgttatttttaatgaaatattagtcttaagttttaaattagtgtacaggaataaacttaaaccattttgaacttaaaaatttagtgcacaatttgaagttgcactcaaattagttGCAATAgactgatgattgcatttttgtttagtgaggctgctaattttcaactcagcactaaatatgaacaaaatgattgcactaatttatttatttatatttataatcaaaGCCCTTATGGGCCAAATGATTAAAGAAATCTCTTATACGGAAGAATTATTGAATTCTTAAATACTTATCAATAAACTTACAAATTGGTTTAATACAAGTAATTTagcactatcactaagtattagtgcaaactgcaaaattacccagcagttaagcaagtagtcaatgtatcccttaaagacagtaattgtcacaaatgtcttatcacttcgctaactccaatttatatattttggtcatttgacacgtgtgtgcactttgtagtgcagggagaagacaattggttactttatacatcccaagtaatctagcgtgaagacaattgacacttaagtgtctctaagtaatctggagtgtagtcactttaaacgtttttgagtaattcgtacaaactggttttatacaaattgtgttgatataattctcatacagtttatttttatttttgcttaagtatctggCATCCCATgcaacatagcatgaagtcaatagtcactttagtgtctcttagtaacctatggagaagtcacttcatacttttttttgtactgcactttattttacccaccagaagcgttgactactttcgatcagctatcagatagtcacattgtatcaAAAGAGTCAATTGAACCCCTGCTTAGCAcatgtacgtgttaaaataactagtcaagtagctgatcaagtaaccagttacaaagctagcaaggtaactgacgctatgtaaccaatatgtgaatctaatgcgttgcctacttttgaccagctattagacagtcccattgtaatcaaaaagagacaattgaccccctgcctaggacatgcccgtgttaaaatgactagtcagtGGCTatcgaagtaactagctcccaccctaaaggatgggtaaaatcactagttcggtactgtctcctagaactgctgggtagtgcGCTACCCCCATCTATGCTAACTATAAGCatgtattagtgaaaaaatacctaactctatacatgtgttagtaacaaaattacacatgtgttggtaccttttaaattttctccaggcaacagagttctataaaaatgctttaaattttaatttgtatgaattttccaTACCAAAAATTGGAACACTATcctataatttaaattctacaataacaaaaaattacatatcagaaattccaaaaatattttttcttgatttgtgcaaaatagaaacgttttaacaatgaaagtgtgcaaaaagtgttttaaaacaagtaagagtactatattcggccgtgccgaatcttaaataccctccacctaaatatgatggtataacaactgaaataatataacaattgttaggaagactagtttacgcagaagatattttatttcaaatgtacaaacaattttatctaattcagaaatttataactaaaattcctattagaacgtatgaaaattaacaatttttatacttaataataagttaatacgtttggatcaacatttttcctttttaacctcaaatgaagaaacagagtataaagaagggttacaaatatatttagacaaatttcaaaatatttggttgtgggaattatgtgggagctatgacctattatgagtcgattgtcataaaatattttaactgttgccaaatatggaccgatattcacaaaattcattttaatatcgatttgttttaaatatttattaaggttaatatctttttcggaaatgggccttataggggagccaTGACCAAGTATCGGCCAATCGGCATAAAATTTcgtacagtgatttctatgtatatgcctattatttgtgtcgaattttagcataataaagc
The nucleotide sequence above comes from Calliphora vicina chromosome 1, idCalVici1.1, whole genome shotgun sequence. Encoded proteins:
- the LOC135949001 gene encoding uncharacterized protein LOC135949001; its protein translation is MFREYLKEIGVHHQSTAPYTTQENPTERVNRTVKTMIAQYTGSNQKTWDEVLPEIQLAINTAKSDTTQYSAAFLVQGREPRLPTALYDEVTPGTGTADRNPQERADMLKHIFSLVRKNLVKAAKDQARYYNLRRRKWNPKV